In the genome of Candidatus Pristimantibacillus lignocellulolyticus, the window TTACGTTTTGGTCTTGCAGATGGAGAAGAAAAAACACAAAAAGATGTTGCGGATATGCTAGGCATATCTCAATCCTATATATCGAGACTAGAGAAACGAATTATTAAGCGATTGCGAAAAGAATTTAATAAAATGCTCTAAAATACATGATACTAACCTAAACAACCACAGTACATTTTGGATAGTGAAGCATACGCTATTAGTAGGAATCTTAATATGTCCGCATGCAATTATGAGGTATCTCCGTGTAAATATCTTCTTAGATCAGTCATGCGTACAATTCGAACCTCTATAGAATATGTTTAACCAAAAAAATGTGGCAGGGAGGTGTGTATTTCAGCTTATGCCTACTATCATGACTTCTGCAGAGCCAATTATGCTAAGCTATTTGAGCTTCCAACTAACCTTTTCAATGATCGAATTGCAAAGAGATCAACATTCCGTTGTAATAAAAACGAATGTTAAAAATACTGGAAAATATGAAGGTTCAATTTCGAGTAATAATTTTATGCTCGTATCGGATGGCAAGGAAGTGCTTCCTAATGTTAGTTATATTAGTGAAGAACATAAACATGGGATGATATGGGCCTGGAAGCGGTTAAAGCCTGAGGAACTCTGTACGGTTATCTTAAAATTCAATATTGACCCTAATTTATCCGAATATAATTTTAAATACAATTATAGGAAAATCACACAACTTATAAAGCGTTTTCAAATGCATGGTGACAATGAATAGAGCAATTTAAAGTGCGCTTAGCAGTCACAGAATCTTGTCGCAAATTGTCAAAACAGGAATAAAATCATTCCCCAAGGAGATAATGATCATTAATGTTTCTCCTTGGGAGGTAATGATATTGACCCGTAATAAAGTTGAAATCTGTGGCGTGGATACTGCTAAGCTACCAGTCCTAACAAATGTTGAAATGCGCGAATTATTCACTGGTCTACAAACTCGTAATGAATGGGGAGCGAGAGAGAAATTAGTTAATGGAAATCTAAGATTAGTTCTAAGTGTCATTCAACGTTTTAATAATAGGGGCGAATTTGTTGACGATTTATTTCAAGTCGGTTGTATTGGGTTAATGAAGGCAATCGATAATTTTGATCTAGGTCAAAATGTGAAATTTTCTACTTATGCTGTTCCAATGATTATTGGTGAAATCCGAAGGTATTTACGCGACAATAATCCGATTAGAGTTTCACGGAGTTTACGTGATATTGCCTATAAAGCTTTACAAGCGAGAGATAGTTTAACGAATAAGTTTGCGCGCGAACCGACCGTTATGGAAATTTCGCAAGTTCTTAATGTTCCGAAAGAAGATGTCGTTTTTGCATTAGATGCTATTCAAGACCCAGTATCTTTGTACGAGCCTATTTTCAACGATGGCGGCGATCCAATTTATGTGCTAGATCAAATTAGTGATGAGAAAAATAAAGATATTACATGGATTGAAGAAATCGCATTACGTGAGGCGATGCATCGCTTGAACGATCGTGAAAAAATGATCTTATCTATGCGGTTTTTTGAAGGGAAAACTCAGATGGAAGTAGCCGATGAAATCGGCATTTCACAAGCACAAGTATCGCGATTGGAAAAATCAGCAATTCAACAAATGCAAAAATATGTTAATGCCTAAAGTATAAAAATTGACGTCTACAGCTGTTTTGAGACTATTCGTGAATGGATTTGTAACCATATGTAATTGCAAAATACATAGGTTACGGCTACTTCATAAATGGATCTTGAAACAGCTTTTTCTTTGTACATTTGAACATTGAAATTCTATTTGGATTTGCCTTACAGTCAGATATACTTTAACTTTTACATACATATACTAAATGATCATAGCTTGTTAAAGGGGCGGATGAGTAGTATGAAAATATCTGATTTCCAATCCAAAGATGTTATAAATATTGTAGATGGCAAAAAGCTTGGGCATATTAGTGATATTGAATTAGATTTACGTCAAGGGAAAATCGATTCGATTGTTATTCCTCAAGTGCAACGCATGTTCGGTATATTTGGCACAGCCGGTTCAGAGATTGTTATTCCATGGCGCAATATTGTGAAAATCGGAACAGATGTCGTTCTTGTGCGAATGGAAGAAACGAGATCAGTTCGCGCAGAGGATGAGGATTTGCATGCTCGTATCTAACAAGTTAAACTTAAAGAGGTTGTTCAAAAAGTGAACTTTGATAACGATGATTAGGCTACCGTAGGTTACTCGACATCGAATATGAAGCGAACTTGGAAAGTACGGTTCGCATGTACCAATAACGTACACTTACGCTTCCGCCTTTCTCAAGTAACGCGTCATCTTCTTGGTTCTAAAAGCCCACTTTTTAAACCTTTATTGGAATTGGCTGTTCAAAATCGATGACTGTGATCACGCGGCTATACAACGTAGCCGAGTCGGTGTCGAATATGAAACTAGGAAATAATCTGAGGTGAGTGAGATGGAACCATTTGTTGCAGGTGTTGCATCGCATCAATTGTTACTCCAAAAATGGATGTTACAATGTGCGAATTTGACAACAGGATTTACGACTAGAATAGGGGGCTATAGCGATAAGCCATATGCCTCTTTCAATATAGGTTTACATGTTAATGATGAAGTAGAATCAGTTGTTCGTAATCGACAATTATTAACGGATAGTATTGGATGGGAATTTGATGCTTGGACGAATGCGGAGCAAGTACATGGCAATGTTGTCGTAAAAGTAACAGCTGAAGATCGTGGACGCGGTAGACTCTTAATGTCAGATGCGATTCAAGGTGCAGACGGAATAATTACGAACGAACCTAATATTTTGTTAACTTCATTTTATGCGGACTGTGTACCCTTATTGTTCTGGGATCCCGTTCATGAGGCAATTGGTTTAGCACATGCAGGGTGGAAAGGAACGGCTTCAGCCATAGCAAAAGAGATGGTTGAAGCAATGAATTTACATTTTGGAACAAAGCCAGATCAACTTATGGTAGCGATAGGACCATCCATTGATCAATGCTGCTATGAGGTAGATCAATACGTTGTAGACCAATTCGAAGCTTTATGGCAAAGACTTGAACTACAGGAAGATACGATTAATGGAGTAATTAGGCCTATTTCTGAGTCAAAGGCTTATATTAACTTGAAAGAAATCAACCGACAGATTATGATAAAAGCAGGAATATTGCCGACTCATATCGAATTAAGTAATTTATGTACTGGCTGTAGGACTGATATGTTCTTTAGCCATCGTATGGAAAATGGCTTAACAGGTAGAATGGCTAGTTGGATTGGCCTATCGAGAAAGGTGATCTATTAATGAGTATCAAAGATCGAATACACCATGTGCAGCAGACAATAACTCAAGCAACTTCTCGTGCAGGTAGAGAATCGGACGCTGTGAATGTCATTGGAGTAACAAAGTATGTTTCCGTAGCTAGAACCGTAGAAGCCGTGGAAGCAGGCGTGTTACATTTAGGTGAAAACCGTTGGCAAATTGCAAAAGACAAATGGGATTACATACATGAACATACAGGAGCGGGACAAGCAACTCCAACATGGCATTTTATTGGATCATTGCAACGTAATAAAGTGAAAGATATTGTTGGTAAGTTTCAGTACATTCATTCCTTAGATCGACTTTCGTTAGCAAAAGCGATCCAGGAGCAGGCTGAGAAGTTAGATACAACAGTTAAATGCTTTATTCAGGTCAATGTATCTGGAGAGCAGTCGAAGCAAGGAATGAATGCTGCTGAGGTATCGCTATTTTTGGAACAGCTACAAGAGTATCCACGCGTTTTACCAATTGGTTTAATGACTATGGCTCCATTTGAACTTGAGAAAGAGGAGACAAGGTTTGTTTTCCGTCGATTAAGAGAATTGCGTGATGAGCTGATTGCAAATGGGAATGGCAAGTGTACCGTAACTGAATTATCGATGGGAATGTCCAACGATTATGAAATTGCAATTGAAGAAGGAGCTACCTTTGTACGACTTGGCACAATATTAATTGGAACAGAGGAGGATGAATAATGAGTGTTATTAATAAGTTTATGAACTATTTCGGTTTACAAGAGGAAGAAGAGATTACGGAACGTGAACGTGTAGCTACACATGACGATCAAGAAGTTGAAACGAATCCATTCGAATCACGTAAACAATCAAGAAATCAACAGTTTTCTAATGTTGGTAACAATGTCGTAAGTCTACACACTCAGAAAAATACACGCATGGTTTTATGTGAGCCGAAGAGCTATGATGAGGCACAAGCCATTGCAGATGAAATTCGTAATCGCAGATCAGTTGTAGTAAACTTACAACGTGTTCAAAGTGAACTTGGCTTGCGCATCGTAGATTTCTTATCTGGAACAGTGTACGCACTTAGCGGCTCAATCTCTAAATTAGGACCAAATATCTATTTATGTGCTCCTGAGACAGTTGAAGTACAAGGTTCTATTACAGAATTGGCACATTTTGATAGATAAATGAAGACAGAATGAGGTGACATAAGTTTGTTGGTAGAATTCAAAAATATTGTAGAGCTACTATTTACAGTATACAATTACATGATTATTGCATACATTTTATTGTCGTGGTTTCCCAATGCAAGAAGCAGCTCGGTTGGTCAAATTCTAGGGAGGATTGTTGAGCCTTATCTATCTATTTTCCGTAGATTTATTCCGCCAATCGGAGGAATGCTAGATATCTCGCCAATCGTGGCATTTATCGCATTAGGCTTCATTAAATCAGGAGTCTTTTTCATCATCGAAGCAATTGCTGGATAAAATTAAAGGTGAGTGGATATGAAGGACGGATTTTATAGTCATTTCCATCCTGAAGAGAAGCCATTTGTTGATCGCGCACAAGAATGGATAGAACGGTCCGCTGAGCTACATGAGCTTAGACGGACCGATTTTTTAGATCCGAGACAACAATTTATTGTGACAACGATAGCTAATCGGATAGGATCAGTAAATATTAAATTCGATGGTGGTTACGATGATGCAGAACGTAAGCGTGCGATTATCGTACCAGATTACCGCGATGTGGAATACGAAGATGCAGATTTGAAAGTTCTTCAAGTCACTAGCCAAAGCGATAAGTTTCATGAATTAGATCATGGGGATTTCCTTGGAGCTTTAATTGGGCTCGGAATTAAGCGAGATCGAGTAGGAGATATTCATCAACATGATGATTTCTGTCATATCGTTGTTACATCAGAAATGGCACAATTCCTTGATATTGGTTTTAGGCAAGTACATCGCCTAAATGTATTAACGGATATCATCTCGATTGAACAACTACAACCTGTCGTGGCTAAGTTCGAGGAGTTGAGCTTTACTGTTGCATCTCTAAGATTAGACGGTATTGCTAGCGATGCTTACCGTGTAAGTCGAACTAAAATCGTTGATCCAATTAAGGCCGGTCGTTGCCGGGTAAATTGGCGAACAGAGGAAGATCCATCTAAGCAATTGAAAGAAGGCGACGTAGTTTCGATTAAAGGTATGGGTAGATTTAAAGTTGCTGAAGTTGATGGTGTAACTAAAAAGGGCAGAATTCGCGTGAAAATCAGTAAATTTATTTAGAGAATTTGCAGGAAATTGCTTATCGTTGTCGAATATGGTTTCATACATAGTTAGACAGTTTGGTTTGATTAGAAATGACCATAGGAGGTGCTCCAATGCCATTGACACCATTGGACATACATAATAAAGAGTTTTCACGTAGACTTCGTGGATATGACGAGGATGAAGTAAATGAATTCTTGGACCTAGTTATTAAAGATTATGAAGCACTTATCCGTGAAAATAAAGAAATGCAAAATCAAATGCTTACTTTGCAAGAGCGTTTGAATCATTTCTCTAATATTGAGGATACGTTAAGCAAAACGATTATTGTCGCACAAGAGGCTGCAGATGAAGTTCGAAGTAATGCGAAGAAAGAAGCTCAATTGATCGTGAAAGAAGCCGAGAAAAATGCTGATCGAATCGTAAATGAGTCTTTGAACAAATCACGTAAAGTTTCACTTGAAGTGGATGAACTGAAAAAACAAGCATCTATCTATCGCGCAAGATTCCGTACGCTAGTTGAAGCTCAATTAGAGTTGTTAGCAGAAGAATCATGGGATACGCTTAAATCAGATCGCCCTGAACCTGTTGTTCACGAATAGAGTTAGCTAGTAATGACCATACTTAGGGATAGTTAATTAATATCTTTATGAATGACATATCTAGAAAACCTTTAGCATATTTCAATTGACATTATGCTATCAATCAGCTATAAATATTGTTATAATCATTGATATTTATATTTGCAATTCGATGACGAGAACACGTTCATGTATGTACTGCCTCAGAGAGCCGATGGTTGGTGAAATTCGGTGCACGGACATAGATGGAATATCATCTCCGAGAAGCTATCCTGAACCTTATCTATCGATAAGTAATAAGGGTAGACGGGTTTTCCTCCGATATAAGGAATACGAATCAAGTATTCGTACCAAAGTGTCGTTCTGATCATTTATGCGCAAGTATAATCGTTTCAGAGCGGAACAAGGGTGGTAACGCGACTAACCTCGTCCCTTTCCATAGGGATGAGGTTTATTTTTTGTTTTTTGAGAATGAGAGGAGCTGTTCAAGTATGCAACGCGTAGACGTTAAAGAACGTGCACGTACTCGTGAGTTACGTGTATTAGCACAATGGCAAGAGCAAGATACTTTTAAGAAATCAATCGAAAATCGTGAAGGTAAACCGAATTTCGTATTTTATGAAGGACCTCCAACAGCGAATGGTAAGCCGCATATCGGTCATGTTCTAGGACGAGTAATCAAAGACTTTATTTGTCGTTACCGTACGATGTCTGGATATCGTGTCATCCGTAAAGCAGGCTGGGATACACATGGTCTACCTGTAGAACTTGGAGTTGAAAAAGAACTTGGTATTTCTGGGAAACAGGAGATTGAAGCATACGGTGTTGAGAAATTTATTACGAAATGTAAAGCCAGCGTATTTGAATATGAGAAGCAATGGCGTGAATTAACAGAAGCGATTGGTTACTGGACAGATATGGATAATCCATACATTACACTTGATAACAAATATATTGAAAGTGTATGGCATATTCTTTCCAAAATTCATGAAAAAGGGCTATTGTATCGTGGACACCGTGTAAGTCCTTATTGCCCATGTTGTCAAACAACATTAAGCTCTCATGAAGTAGCACAAGGCTATGAAGATGTGAAGGATTTGAGTGCGACTGCTAAGTTTAAGCTGACGGATAGCGACGAATTTATTCTAGCCTGGACTACAACACCTTGGACATTGCCTGCCAATGTAGCGTTAGCAGTTAATCCAGAGCTTGATTATGTTCGCGTAGCTAAAGATGGCGAAGTGTATATCGTTGCAGCCAACCTAGTTGAATCAGTTATGAAAGAAGATTTCAAAGTGCTTAGCACATTGAAAGGAAGTGAGCTAGTAGGTCGTAGCTACTTACCTCCGTTCAACTATGTATCAATCGAAAAAGGTCATTTAGTAATTCCAGGTGACTTTGTAAGTGACTCTAGCGGTACCGGTATCGTTCATATCGCACCTGCTCATGGTGAAGATGATTACCGTGTTGCCCGTGCTAATGGTATAAGTATGTTAGCAGTAGTAAACAATGCAGGACGTTACATCGACGAGATTACTGATCTAGCTGGTCGCTTCGTTAAAGATTGCGATGTAGATATCGTGAAAATGCTAAGTGAAAAAGGACTATTGTTCTCTAAAGAACGTTATGAACATAGCTATCCATTCTGCTGGCGTTGTAAGTCTCCACTTCTGTACTATGCAACAGAAAGCTGGTTTATCGAAACAACTGCTGTAAAAGATCAATTGATTGCTAACAATGCTGGAGTAGAATGGTATCCAGGCCACCTTCGTGAAGGACGCTTTGGTAAGTTCCTTGAGGATCTAGTCGACTGGAATATTAGTCGTAATCGTTACTGGGGTACTCCACTGAACGTATGGATTTGTGAAGAGACTGGCAAGCAATATGCGCCAAGTAGCATCGCTGATCTACGCGCGCGTGCTGTAGACTTCGTACCAGAAGATATTGAACTACACAAACCTTATGTAGATGAGATTTTACTGAAGAGCCCATTTGCTGAAGGTGCAGTAATGAGACGTACTTCTGAAGTTATTGATGTATGGTTCGACAGCGGTTCTATGCCGTTTGCACAACAACATTATCCATTTGGCGACAATGCGAAATTCGAAGATCAATATCCTGCTGATATTATTTGTGAAGGAATTGACCAAACTCGCGGGTGGTTCTATAGCTTATTAGCAGTTTCTACGCTCTTCAATGGTAAAGCGCCATATAAAGCAGTTCTTTCTACAGGTCATATTCTTGATGAGAATGGGCAAAAAATGTCCAAATCTAAAGGAAATGTTATCGATCCATGGGAAATCATCGAAGAATTTGGTACAGATGCATTCCGTTGGGCTTTGCTTGCAGACAGCGCCCCTTGGAATAGTAAACGTTTCTCTAAAGGTATTGTAGCTGAAGCGAAATCTAAAGTTATTGATACAATTGTAAATACTCATGCATTCTATGCGTTATATGCTTCTATTGATGGTTTCAATCATGAAGAGCATGCAACAGTAGCATCTACGAATAAATTAGATCGTTGGGTTATTTCTCGTCTAAACACGCTAATTAAAACGGTATCTAAAGGACTTGAAGTTAATGACTTCTTAAATCCTGCAAGATCAATTGAAGTATTCGTTGATGAATTGAGTAACTGGTATATTCGTCGTTCGCGTGATCGTTTCTGGGGAAGTGGTCTTACAGAAGATAAAGTAGCGGCTTATCAAACATTACGTCATGTTCTTCTTACACTATCTCAAGTGATCGCACCATATACACCGTTACTTGCTGAAGATGTATGGGGCAATCTTGGTGGCGTAGAAAGTGTTCATCTTGGAGATTATCCGGTAGCAGATGAAAGCCTAATTGATACAGAGCTTGAGCGCGATATGGAAAGCTCGAAAGTCATCGTGGAGCTTGCGCGAAATGTTCGTAACGAAACGGGTATCAAAACTCGTCAACCACTTTCTGAG includes:
- a CDS encoding DUF4352 domain-containing protein, with the translated sequence MPTIMTSAEPIMLSYLSFQLTFSMIELQRDQHSVVIKTNVKNTGKYEGSISSNNFMLVSDGKEVLPNVSYISEEHKHGMIWAWKRLKPEELCTVILKFNIDPNLSEYNFKYNYRKITQLIKRFQMHGDNE
- the sigG gene encoding RNA polymerase sporulation sigma factor SigG; the protein is MTRNKVEICGVDTAKLPVLTNVEMRELFTGLQTRNEWGAREKLVNGNLRLVLSVIQRFNNRGEFVDDLFQVGCIGLMKAIDNFDLGQNVKFSTYAVPMIIGEIRRYLRDNNPIRVSRSLRDIAYKALQARDSLTNKFAREPTVMEISQVLNVPKEDVVFALDAIQDPVSLYEPIFNDGGDPIYVLDQISDEKNKDITWIEEIALREAMHRLNDREKMILSMRFFEGKTQMEVADEIGISQAQVSRLEKSAIQQMQKYVNA
- a CDS encoding YlmC/YmxH family sporulation protein yields the protein MKISDFQSKDVINIVDGKKLGHISDIELDLRQGKIDSIVIPQVQRMFGIFGTAGSEIVIPWRNIVKIGTDVVLVRMEETRSVRAEDEDLHARI
- the pgeF gene encoding peptidoglycan editing factor PgeF; its protein translation is MEPFVAGVASHQLLLQKWMLQCANLTTGFTTRIGGYSDKPYASFNIGLHVNDEVESVVRNRQLLTDSIGWEFDAWTNAEQVHGNVVVKVTAEDRGRGRLLMSDAIQGADGIITNEPNILLTSFYADCVPLLFWDPVHEAIGLAHAGWKGTASAIAKEMVEAMNLHFGTKPDQLMVAIGPSIDQCCYEVDQYVVDQFEALWQRLELQEDTINGVIRPISESKAYINLKEINRQIMIKAGILPTHIELSNLCTGCRTDMFFSHRMENGLTGRMASWIGLSRKVIY
- a CDS encoding YggS family pyridoxal phosphate-dependent enzyme; protein product: MSIKDRIHHVQQTITQATSRAGRESDAVNVIGVTKYVSVARTVEAVEAGVLHLGENRWQIAKDKWDYIHEHTGAGQATPTWHFIGSLQRNKVKDIVGKFQYIHSLDRLSLAKAIQEQAEKLDTTVKCFIQVNVSGEQSKQGMNAAEVSLFLEQLQEYPRVLPIGLMTMAPFELEKEETRFVFRRLRELRDELIANGNGKCTVTELSMGMSNDYEIAIEEGATFVRLGTILIGTEEDE
- the sepF gene encoding cell division protein SepF encodes the protein MSVINKFMNYFGLQEEEEITERERVATHDDQEVETNPFESRKQSRNQQFSNVGNNVVSLHTQKNTRMVLCEPKSYDEAQAIADEIRNRRSVVVNLQRVQSELGLRIVDFLSGTVYALSGSISKLGPNIYLCAPETVEVQGSITELAHFDR
- a CDS encoding YggT family protein, which produces MIIAYILLSWFPNARSSSVGQILGRIVEPYLSIFRRFIPPIGGMLDISPIVAFIALGFIKSGVFFIIEAIAG
- a CDS encoding YlmH/Sll1252 family protein is translated as MKDGFYSHFHPEEKPFVDRAQEWIERSAELHELRRTDFLDPRQQFIVTTIANRIGSVNIKFDGGYDDAERKRAIIVPDYRDVEYEDADLKVLQVTSQSDKFHELDHGDFLGALIGLGIKRDRVGDIHQHDDFCHIVVTSEMAQFLDIGFRQVHRLNVLTDIISIEQLQPVVAKFEELSFTVASLRLDGIASDAYRVSRTKIVDPIKAGRCRVNWRTEEDPSKQLKEGDVVSIKGMGRFKVAEVDGVTKKGRIRVKISKFI
- a CDS encoding DivIVA domain-containing protein; this encodes MPLTPLDIHNKEFSRRLRGYDEDEVNEFLDLVIKDYEALIRENKEMQNQMLTLQERLNHFSNIEDTLSKTIIVAQEAADEVRSNAKKEAQLIVKEAEKNADRIVNESLNKSRKVSLEVDELKKQASIYRARFRTLVEAQLELLAEESWDTLKSDRPEPVVHE
- the ileS gene encoding isoleucine--tRNA ligase, producing MQRVDVKERARTRELRVLAQWQEQDTFKKSIENREGKPNFVFYEGPPTANGKPHIGHVLGRVIKDFICRYRTMSGYRVIRKAGWDTHGLPVELGVEKELGISGKQEIEAYGVEKFITKCKASVFEYEKQWRELTEAIGYWTDMDNPYITLDNKYIESVWHILSKIHEKGLLYRGHRVSPYCPCCQTTLSSHEVAQGYEDVKDLSATAKFKLTDSDEFILAWTTTPWTLPANVALAVNPELDYVRVAKDGEVYIVAANLVESVMKEDFKVLSTLKGSELVGRSYLPPFNYVSIEKGHLVIPGDFVSDSSGTGIVHIAPAHGEDDYRVARANGISMLAVVNNAGRYIDEITDLAGRFVKDCDVDIVKMLSEKGLLFSKERYEHSYPFCWRCKSPLLYYATESWFIETTAVKDQLIANNAGVEWYPGHLREGRFGKFLEDLVDWNISRNRYWGTPLNVWICEETGKQYAPSSIADLRARAVDFVPEDIELHKPYVDEILLKSPFAEGAVMRRTSEVIDVWFDSGSMPFAQQHYPFGDNAKFEDQYPADIICEGIDQTRGWFYSLLAVSTLFNGKAPYKAVLSTGHILDENGQKMSKSKGNVIDPWEIIEEFGTDAFRWALLADSAPWNSKRFSKGIVAEAKSKVIDTIVNTHAFYALYASIDGFNHEEHATVASTNKLDRWVISRLNTLIKTVSKGLEVNDFLNPARSIEVFVDELSNWYIRRSRDRFWGSGLTEDKVAAYQTLRHVLLTLSQVIAPYTPLLAEDVWGNLGGVESVHLGDYPVADESLIDTELERDMESSKVIVELARNVRNETGIKTRQPLSELIVSLDREFEVTSYEDIIKDEINVKNIVVQNSDSGFVDFSLKLNLKVAGRKFGKQVSPIQNTLKEMSAEETRAIVNSGNYTFTTEEGETLEVTLDELLVEKKAKSGFASASGNGVTVALNTDITEELEQEGWVREVIRAVQDTRKKLDLPIEKRIDLVLHVDHDLQSALQRFDQLLQENLLVQSVSFAEKAGMEIVQLGDKSIGIFINK